From the Asterias amurensis chromosome 1, ASM3211899v1 genome, the window ATTGCAGTAAATGCTGCTTGGGTCACACATGTACAGGGTCCAATTTCGCAGCTCTGCATACCACTAAATTCTGTTCATACTACCTATGGAACTGTCTGTGCTTTATATTGACGGCgtgcgtcaaaatgacaatattttgatgtcatgtgtgggagtttgcttttgTATGCCTCCACACTGCAACAAAACGGTTATACAGATTGGAGCTCCCACATATGACGTAACATGAGTTATGAAGTAACGGAGCTTTTCGCGGGTCTTTcagaaaagctctggataaGGGTAGTAAATAAATAGTACCAGCTCTTTTATAGCACAATTCCAAAAAATGGGTATACGAAATGAGGGATTTGATAtctcattgtttattttgtaacttATAAGCACTTCTTATCATCTATTTTACAttataaacaaactttaaatgAGCAATTTGGACAGCTAGTTTAACAGTATGTTTGGACAAAAATTATTAAATGAATTCATTATTAAAGATAATACATTCAAACAGATCAACACAACTTGCTATGTGTTTGTCACCCTGTATGACTGCGAATCCATTTCGTACGGGAACCTAAGACTACCCAGCCACTCCCTTTCAAGGTACCTAAGACGGCGGTACATTTGCTTCGTCACATGATTtgaggcaagcttttgcgtagttacgtaagagaaaacccatacacaattctgaatggatgtgtatggcacaatggtaccagggtttgctcatctgaaggttactttacaaaagcttgcccaaaccatttgacatagcaactgtctctataggcTGAGgaattcaattttttaaaagctGTAAGTTGTGAGTAAGCAAGTCACAACTCCCTAATGGCTGATTGGTGTGGGTACCTAACGACTACAGATTCATTACATTCCATTTGGTATGACTACCTAAATTCTGCACTTGCACCGCatagaattaaaggaacacgttgccttggatcggtcgagttggtctttgaaaagcgtttgtaaccgtttgttataaaatgcctatgattagagagatattttaaaagtaggatataTTGATCCAcgcaagtatcactcgaaattgtgtgggtttccttttacctcgtcgactattacacgtcggccatttgtgacccactctgtgaaaatgagtcacatgtcgcccaatgcaatattaagttatggacagtttaatgtggaaaattttttctcttttgtaagatctttagttgcatggttaacctttagaacacttactttgaGGCAATAAatctatgaatacaacaattttgtgatcatacttatgtctaatttgtatccttttgcacacaatggtagtttaataaatacttgtaattcgtttttcatataaaatggtgtagtggctaatttcaaacgggagtaactcagcaacgcgatacaccccaaagcttagacacataccaaattactgctgctgatgtgttctttccagccatgcatataactcaattcttgaaattgcctacatgtgactcattttcacagagcgggtcacatttatgggagtcaaatttttgactcccataaatggccgaccgtgttagttcacaaagtaaaaggaaaaccacgcaatttcgaggcaaatttgtatggatcattgtattcgacttttaaaacatatttctaatcatatgcattttataacaaatggttacaaacgcttttcaaagaccaactcgaccgatccaaggcaacgtgttcctttaagcatttaAAGACAAAATAGTTCCTAGTCACTTGTTTTCATAAAAGATATTCAGCAATTCAGCACTCTTTCTAAGTGTAAACTGGGAACGTGACAATGATGGTAGCAGTATTTATGTTTTAACTAGTGGTGTAAGTTTTCACAACATGGGACTCTATGCCACATCATTTTCTCATTCTTATTAAAGAAATAGACATCCACATAGTAATGCAATTGAACTTTTTATAACTCAAAGGGATTAGTAaacctcatgaatattcatcaatATTGTATGAATATTAATTGCAGTGCCCTCACAGTTACGATATCCCAGACTTGCCAGGTAAGACCTCTTTcttattttttgaaatattaattgaattttgttaattttacttTTTTCAAGAAACAGGAAAATTAATTcactttgtttttgattttgagttTCCCGGATTCAAATTATGGGACCTTCGAGCAAGATATTCTTCCAATATGTAGTCTGATTACTGATTTGTTTGCCCTTTGGGTAAGAACTGAGAATTTTTTATCattagaccttatgcacatgatgtcaaaTCAGTAGGGCACCCTCACCTACAGGTAAAAAAGCATCCATTCACTTGCCAATTCTTTGCACTGTACATACAAAcctgtgcgttttgattgtctCGTCAGCGTTTTACCCCttagatggcggctggatgatgtcaatgcataGGTCTATAAGTCCTGAAAAGACATCGAGCCtaaaccatgtgtacatgtaggtcagccattCTATTCGATAAAATGTTCCTATTATTTTCGGCTCTggcttaatatttgttttgttagttttcgacatcacactttgcttaggaattgtgacatcacactttgcttaggaattgtgacatcacactttgcttagcaatatgtgacatcacattttgcttagcaattgtgacatcacactttgcttaggaattgtgacatcacactttgcttagcaattgtgacatcacactttgcttagcaattgtgacatcacactttgcttagcaattgtgacatcacactttgcttagcaattgtgacatcacactttgcttagcaattgtgacatcacactttgcttagcaattgtgacatcacactttgcttagcaattgtgacatcacactttgcttagcaattgtgacatcacactttgcttagcaattgtgacatcacactttgcttagcaattgtggcatcacactttgcttagcaattatgaTTGATACAATTCTAGGTTTGTGAAATATGACCCAGTCCACACTGAGTTTGACTATTTGTATGACTATTTGATATTTATAATCCAACACTCTTTGTCCTCAGTTGAGCACCATGACATCAGTAAAGTAGCAAGGCGTCCAAGAACCTCACCATACCCTATGATATCCTACAATGATGCCTATAGTCTGGTTCAAGAGAAAGCTCCCATCCTACACCAACGCTCAGTCAAGTGCCAAGGTAACTAGACTTCACATTTAGATTAatagaacttttttttttcttctaatatgtttgtttatctattgtattcatttattcattcatttattttgatCTAAAGAACATAATGGTCTGTATGCATCTCATGGCAGAACTAAAATCCCTTACCGAGGCCAAAAAGCCCTTCACTGGTCATTGGACAACAGCTGTTCTTCAACTTCCCTAGCCTTGTATTAGTTATGTGTAGTGCCATGCATTTTAAGCTGTAAATTACTACATTTTTAAGGAATTGTATATACAAAATTCGTGAAACAATGACCTCATACTCAAGTTAAAAGCTGCCTTCACCAACTATCATGACTATATAAAGCCAAGTAAACATCATGTGACTGCTTCAATAGATTTGCTTTACTGTCATGGGTGTATTTTTTAGTGTCTTTTAATGCCTCAAAATCAACattccagttgaacccagtTAACTTTGGTCAACTGGTATAACTAGATTTAGtgtcaaattttcagataaaaccaactggtttgaactgtgttcaaccatggaggaaagtTTCAACTAGGTTAACTATGTTTAATTGTATAAACCAACTTGTTAAATGTCCAAATTCCATAAACAAAACACCTgcttttaactgtgtttaactttAGTTTGTGAACTGGTTTTCAACTGGTTCAAGtgaaacccagtttaactaggtttaACTGGATTTGTTTGACCTTGGCTTACTTTGATTGCTGGCAATAGCTtctctctgtattttaaactctaGATGCGCTTGGTTACATCTTGGCTAGTGATGTCACAGCCCAGCACCCACTTCCTCCTTTTCGGGCATCAGTTAAGGACGGTTACGCAGTCATCTGTAAGTAAACCTGTAGTCATTTATTAGCCAGAATGCTTGCTCACCTAAAACAATACAGAAGAGtgcctttttttaaagttttaataaacttgcatcaggataaagattttttgtttttatcacacATGGCAATTTCTTCAGGCATTTTGGAGACAACCACTTTGCACTCTAGGCAAAAGGAACAATCTGGCAGCCTAAGAGATAGTCTTCTAGTTGTTGTATTAAacaatattataacaccccttaccaatattcggccttttcattggtttagagcgcgtcacatgatatgtcttagttttactagacgacaGCCGTGtaatagtgcatcggtttgccgtgcgctagtccgaagactatcagGTCATATGGCTTTCTAATTTCCTTCTTTTTTGACATTtaagtcaccagacacacaaggcccgaAGACCACTTCAAGTTGTGGgatacaataaaactattttTCAGGGGCCGTTGCctcctactcctagggctgaaacagggttaccctgtACAAATAGGCTTGGGTACatgtatcatccatcagaagcctggctggtagagcagaaagcacttcCATCCTAAATTTTACCAAGCAATcgtgattaagtgtcttgcttaaggacgcaaggacacactctgctgaccaaacacaagagcttgaatccggtgctcttaaccgctaggccatgtcACACCATGATAGACAAAATTTAACTCTTCATTGTCATTGTTTGCTTCTCAACTAAACATTCCCGTTCTGATTTGTTCACAGCTTCAGATGGACAAGGCCCTCGAAGGGTCCTGAGCGATAGCTTGGCTGGTGAACTACCAAAGAGTGAAGTTATACCTGGTTATGTCATCAGGATAACCACTGGTGCACCGGTACCCGATGGAGCAGACGCTGTCGTAGAAGTGGAAAGTACCGAACTGCTGAAGGAGTCTGATGGGGTGAGTAAGGTTTACATGTAATTACTCTGAAGTTCTGTTTGAAAAAACCCAACCAGTCAccattgggtttttttcttctggttTTGAAATGTctgtcaggttggctcagtggttccTGTCTGCCTTTCCACTTCTGTGGACTCTGGTTTGATACCTTTCCAGATTACAGTCAGGTTTCCTACCAACCTTTCAGCCGAATGAAGCgactccatgaaattggggccagcTCAGATCATTGTGCATTATTTACAACCAGTGAGCCTTCGATCCAGTCATTTAAAATCAAGTTGTTATATTCTCTTCTTTTATTAAGGGCGAGATGGAGTTAGAAGTGAACATTTTGTGTGATCCTGTCCCAGGGCAAGATATCAGGTACAAATTTACAAtcaaagttttttataaaagcaTGGCCACCATGCAAATATGAAGTGATTTGAGGGCGCTCTCAAGAGTAATTTTATCACTTCTGGGGGTATACGCGACTAGTCCTGCACAGTTTAAATCAatgttctgtcacttttgttgcgctgtagttttaagttgctttagaggtggattataatGGCTCCTTTACAGGTCTTATTGTCAATGATGGATTTAGTCGGTTGTGGTAGTGTGTTTTAGTCTTTAATCATTTTTTGGGGGTACGAATGAATATACCCCTTGAAGCaatacaaataattatgttcatGTGGTAAAAAATACAGCGCATTAaggaaacaattattttgcttaCATTTTTGTTGCTTTCTTTCAGACCAATTGGGCTGGACATTCCCCTGAATCAGGTGATTCTTAAGAGAGGTATGAGGCTGGGTCCATCTGAGCTAGGTCTCCTAGCTGCAGTGGGTGTGACACATGTTCCAGTTTACCAAATGCCAACAGTGGCTGTGATATCTACTGGTAATGAGGTTAGTATCAACTCATGGCTTCTCTTTCTTTTAGACTGTTACTAGGGGCACGCCGCCACCTTCTAGAGCTGAAAAAGTGTAGCGTTCtttacagtctgtaaggatgtaggcatgggtatcatccactaagaGCCTTGCTTGTAGAGCAGAATGAAATTAtggtgaaaggcagtggacactattgttaattactcaaaataattattaccataaaacctttcttggggacgagtaatggggagaggttgatggtataaaacattgtgcgaaacggctcactctgaagtgccatagtttttgagaaagaagtaattttccacgaatttgatttcgaggcctcagatttagaacttgaggtttcgaaataaaccatctaaacgcacacaactttgtgtgacaagggtgtttttttctttcattattatctcacaagttcgatgactgattgagctcaaattttcacaggttcgttttTTTAAGcattaattatgttgagatacaccaactgtgaaggctagtctttgtcaattaccaatagtatccactgcctgtGCCTTGCTCAAATGCACATGTGACATgagcgggattcaaacccacactcttctgctgacaacaccagtgCGTGGGTCCAGTGGACTGGACTACTCAGCCACGACACGTCACAACATATTCTGGGCTCATGTCTTAGTCCACCCTAAACAgcttaaacattttatttatttatttattttctaaaaatctccaaaaatggGGAAAGATAAAAAGATTTATACAAAATTCATCAAATTTACAGTATAAGGGACATAAACAGGTAATAAAGAAAcaggataaccctgacactctcGGACGACCCCCAAGACCATGTTGAAAAAGTATGAAACAAAAGGATTGTTAGAATAATCTGAGTAGCCAACCATGAGTATCAAGATCATCATATTTTAGAAACTGGTTcgtaaacaaaactgttttgacaCCTACACAAATACCATGGTTGATGCAGTTTACGTACTTAAAGTCAGAATTAAATTTCCGCCTGAATGATGGACTAATAATGCAATTTTGCTTAAAAGCAGTAAAAAATCTTTGTGCAATTTCTAAACTGTTTTTAGTTTTATCAATTAGAGTATTCTTATAATAAGCAAAATCATCGCTGGCCTCGCAATTAAGAAGGCGAGCATAAAAAGGCCTAGTGCTGTTAAAAATCAGACATGTAAGATTTAATTTATCCTGATAAAGACTCCAGCAAATGCTGCATGTGCGCCCCCCTCTCAATTGATGACCTTGTCGCATGTACCAATGTAGATTAGTTAAAACTTCTTTTATAGTTTAAGTGCACTGACTCGACCAGTTAGTGATTCTTTCTTGGTATATTTTCAGCTGTGTGAGCCGCATGAGAAGTTGAGGAAGGGACACATATTTGACAGTAATAGAACAACTTTACTGTCGGTCTTGAAGGAACATGGATTCCCATGCCTGGATATGGGCATAGCAAAGGACAAGTGAGTACTTAAACTGGTGTAAAAAACAATGTGCCATATATGTATGTTTTTGTGATTTAAGGATCTGTTCACAGTtggtaattaattaaaattagtGGCACTAAAAACTTTTGTGGTAAGAAGTTccgcagctttggatagtataatgcatgttgagaaacatttaaCTGCGAAGTACTGCGGTTGTAAAAAATGATGTAAATTTTAGTCcccacaaatttgaaaataagattATCCCTTGTGGTGATGCTTCTCTGACTGTGTGTTCCatttagggattattcttcctgcgcaGACATAATTCACGCCGGAGTTATGGCAACATCTCAAAAAACAAGACCGCCTGTTGAAATGAGACTTTCTcaggttaattttattgtatacaactacatttatatgggattaaaacaatcaaacagtatcactaaaaaacaaaattatacaataCCTTTACGAACTAAACCATACCATGCAGATGCAATCATTGTAGTTTTCTTTAAAGGTTCAAGTTGCCTTTGGATTGGGCGCTTTAGGCTATAAAAGTATGAAACTAATATGGttgggggaaaacaaatttacaataaaataaaccgTTTCACACAAATATCCCTTTCAAATTGTGTGGTTCCAAGGGCCTCAAAATGTTTATGCCACTGCTCAATTCATAGCAAACCTTTTTTTAGCTCAAAGAGCCCAATCTCAAGGCAACTGTTTGAAATACATCTCAGGAGTATTTGAAGAAGTGTTATCTAATAATGTTTCTTTTATCTGATGGTTATGACAGTGAAGAGAGTTTAAAGGCCACCTTGAAGTCCGCTGCAGACCAAGCAGACGTGATTATATCTACTGGAGGTGTCTCTATGGGTGAACGGGATCTCCTCAAGTACTGCCTCATGGTTGGTCTTCATGCTAAGGTCCACTTTGGAAGAGTATTCCTCAAACCAGGGTTAGCAATGtataaatttttattattattattggtttgttCAAAAAACAATCAGacttggcagccagaggctgaGTTGCGTTTAAAATTACACGGCATAAGAAGATATTTAAACTATCtctaaaattacagaaaaacattcaaaatataaaaatatttatttaagtacaatttcaaaatacaagatattcaaagactaaaatacaaaaaaaaactttccacTAGGGAGGCATAACACACTTCTTGCTACAAACTCTAATAAGTGCTACTATTAACTAATAATTATAAGTAATattaatcataatcataatcggTATTTATATCACACTTTTCACACCCAAACTACTTCTTCTTCTCAAAGCACTCCACCATGTCTttacccctggtcatttggccatttaattcattccttaaaccatctaagCTCCCTGGTGAGTATACAGTCTGTGCAACAAATAATGAGCTggtaagctaaatcaatcacaagaaccatctctgccctcacaagtGCCcctttacccctgggtggagagaagtttATAGtcgagtgtcttgctcagggacacaagtatTACAACCGGAATTTGAACGCACACTCTGGtgaacaaaaacaccagagcttgagttgggTGCTTTTATCCGCATCAGTTTCATAATATCAGTTTCATACAGCTCTTTTAGGGTCTTGTCATAGGAGGCAAcgtttacaggcaacttggaggcaaccaactgcataGCATGCTAAATGACTGCtgtggtagcacatgagtcattttACAAATAGTGTCTTCTGATTcccaaaaaaattatgagaaattTCAAAagtgaatggattctcttcttggagattgcctggaattgGTTGCCTGTAGActgcctcatgtgacatggcccttaagagaacaacagggcccaatttcatggctctgcttaccaaaaGCACAGcattggcgcttacggaagcagagagttctgtgcttacggcaagcgtatttcacgggttagcggcgaattttgcttctgcgcgtgcgttctccacattactaggcattctacgcttacaaggctagcgcagaaattcggcgctgaCACGTAATcacgatcgtaagcgcagaattcggcggtaagcagagccatgaaattgggcccagatgttgcTTAAGAAATTTATTTGGTAATGGAAAAGGTGCAAGGCACTGGCCACACAGGTCACATGCggcaagttttgttttcttaatagATGTGCAAAAAAGAATCCTCATTAGTATTGTTTTGTTACGTCTTGCTATTGTTTAGTATACTGGCTTTAaaaagcacctctatgaaattgggtcttgtGCTTAATAGGTTGTCATACTAGCAAAGAATTGTGCAGTGAGCAGCGCCATGTGGCAAGTCATGGCCgtgtggttaagagcaccagactaaagctctgatgtttctgattgGAGTACCGGTCCAGAAACTTGTATCCcggagcaagatactttaccatattTGCTATGCCTTTGGATGGACATTACGCCATTTGAAGCAGCTTTTTTAACATGGTAATCTTCATTCcacctttttttttcccttgtttttacagaaaaccAACGACCTTCGCTACAATTTCCTCCAAGAGCTCACAGAAACTCTTCTTTGCTTTGCCTGGTAAGTCATTAAACCTGACTAATTCAGTTTTGAATCTTTGAATATTTGGTTGTGTTTTGTGCTGAACAGGCTCTATGAAAATGAGTCGCTTGTAGCATGGCACACTTCAAAGTACAGGGCTGGGAGAGTGAAAAATGAAAGCTGATATGGTTTAATATAATATACAGAGTTTGTGCTTCTCAATTGTCTAAATTTTCATATTTCTTAAATAGAAACTTACATTTTGATCAAGAAAGatatataaaaacaagttttttcaGACCCTTTTATCTGTTAAACCGTTTTTCCAAAGGTCATGATTTTAGAACCGCAATGACACAAGTGAGGTCAAAATGAAGCTCAAAACGTTAATAGTCCCCCTGTggctcaatttcacagagcCCATCAcaaactagttgcgataacgtaaccctcctgcggACGGCGTAGCTGGAGGGTTTCGAATCATACGCAATCGGTGCAGGGCAAAATGGttaaacacgtacaatttcgacagctagtcagcagatttacTCTTTTGCTCGGGGATCCGGTAAgtttttgtcatttttcttcaaactatttcctcaatggtgttttgagtgatatggaaggattcattagacattgaggatcaagttcgtgttcctagaatttgtgtcattattttcaaaagtggtaaaaattgagcaaatctgctgactagctgttgaaattgtacgtttttaacTATTTCGCCCTGCACCGATTGTGTATGATTCGTAACCCTACGGCTACGCCGTAGGCAGGaaggttacgttatcgcaactactcaAATACCAGCCTGGCTGTTCTAGTTAATCAATTGGTTTTTTCTCTATGTGGTAACATTTCCAAGCTTGTTTATAAAACTATTCCTGGTAAATTTGTATATGTTTCTTGTAAACAGGGAATCCTGTATCAGCAGTTGTGACATTTGAACTCTTTGTGCTGCCAGCCCTTCAAAAGATGATGGGAACTCCCAAGCCTGGATTGACCAAGATTAAAGCGAGGGTAagtttgaaaaatttgaaaaataacccAGGTGAGTTGACAATAGGAATTGATATTCTTCTTAAAACAGATTTACTGCACCATGTGCAGCTCTTGGCCAATGAAAGGTTTTCGTTCAATTTCAATGCGGGCGCTGTTTGAGCAAGATTGTGACCTCATATTCAAGGGTTCTATTCCTTATACCCCTAGGGAGCCTAGACTTAAGAACAATGTCTGGACGTCGCTGTTGTGTATACAAAAATAGAAGTCCACCTCACTAGTCTCCTCTTCCAAAGATACCAAATTTACGTGCACCTTTGGGTGTACACAAAACAGATAAACGGGTCAAAATGTTGTTGTGCCCAGTTCTCATATGCTGAAAAATTTGATTGTTATGGATCACCTCTTGTTCAAAGAACCAGGGCAAGGGGTTAAGGCTTAGGCTTAAGTCATTCAATAAGGCCTAGCCTGCATTAGCATACCTTGTTgtacatgattaaaaaaacaaaattaaacttcGTGTGTTTTGATTTACACATAACAGGTAGCTTCTGACATCAATCTTGACCCGCGCCCAGAGTTCCAACGTGTCAAGCTAGCCTGGGAAGAAGATCATCCCATCCCGAAAGCCACGATCACAGGGAGTCAGATGAGCAGTAGGCTTCTGAGCATGGCCGAAGCTAACGCTTTACTGATGCTGCCCCCGAAGACGGAAAGGATGAAGGTGATGAAAGAGGGAGCGATTGTTGATGCACTCATTATAGGGAAACTGTGAGGAGATTTGTCAGTGGCGTAGTTTAGGGGGAGGCACAGGCCCCCTTAATGATGTCCACGCCCcctctttttaataataataataataataataatagtagcttcttctaattaaaaataatcataatTGCTGCTCCTTATATAGTGTGCatgtccatcactcagtgacgctcaaggtgctataacatacagtatttcatGCAAGGTATGTGTGACTAATAAGACTAGTGTTATCTCTGCTTAGGACTAGCCGTACGTTTTTAATATatcccaggactagtcctaagttaggactagtcctagctcttTATGAGATCGACCCCTACTCTtttaacatagcaccatgtaatgatttacaatgtgctgtggccCATTATGCTGCGGCCcattatgctgccaatcaacCCAGAATCACTGGGCCGAACCcattctcttttcaataagtgcactaggttctttttGTGCGTTACACAACCCGGAAATAGGACCAACTGcttcacgtcccatccgaagtacaaagcatcatggttaagtgtcttgattAAGGACGCAGGTGTCACatctgggactcgaacccacactccgctgatcagaaacgccagagtttgaatctggtgctctttGAAGTCTTGGCTTTTGATGTTggaaattttgagagtaaaatgtaGTATGTTATTCATTAAttaatgttttaatttattattattcctcATGATATCAAAGCATGAAAGTACATACAAGCTTTAAAGTGATAAATCTGAtgttattaaaacatttttcagtttacttttcaaaaattacattcacACAAATTGTTTAAAACCCCCATACACTCCCAACAAAAACCAttaaaactttaattttaaaaactagGCATTCGGTGTTTGTGAcaccacaaaaaaacaattttttgctgACCCATGAATTGAGTTTTATTCTGCATGACTTCATATGGTTCATATGATTACAAGTCATGATTTGAAATTCAAAATTGATGTTACCTGCGGCCGAtctcacaaagcaataaaatcgaTTGGAAGAAAAATTGTCAGTactaccatagtgatttgcattgtgacatcaaactttactaagcaactacgattgatttgcagttacgatcaatcttatctctttgtgaaatctgcccggggcccaatttcataaagctgttcacCAGAAACTGCTGCgtttaacaaatttctttgctaagcaaaagattgaatggggcaccagttgcaacaatgtaaagttTATggaattttagctggtaaccagaTTCTGTgtagcaagatttgtctgtgatgagcaagttttttatgcttactgggcctgtgtgaaattgggccaaaataGCAATGTATGTTGATGCTgctttcacgaaacgctaggattaatccttacCCGAGTAtggacgagtaacccatcctaacttagggagggttcaatgcgtcctacgtatttgggtACGGATCTGAATCCGTCCCAAgtactaagattaatcctaagttaggaaaagtttgtTGGAATCGACGGCTGATGCCATCAATCTAGATGTGCACTGGGTTGTTTTATTTGAGAGTTTTG encodes:
- the LOC139935092 gene encoding gephyrin-like isoform X2; amino-acid sequence: MASQQSNKGAFLVGILTVSDRCHQGSQEDKSGPNLKSIVEQKNGLAALVVKTEIVPDETKQIKDILVEWSDRAKLDLILTTGGTGFAERDVTPEATKAVLEKEAPGLALSMLMGSLNVTPLAMLSRPACGIRGKSLILNLPGSKKGAQECFEFVLPALPHAIQLLRGDNKKVESTHKAMMSSVSHDQPARHEHMCPHSYDIPDLPVEHHDISKVARRPRTSPYPMISYNDAYSLVQEKAPILHQRSVKCQDALGYILASDVTAQHPLPPFRASVKDGYAVISSDGQGPRRVLSDSLAGELPKSEVIPGYVIRITTGAPVPDGADAVVEVESTELLKESDGGEMELEVNILCDPVPGQDIRPIGLDIPLNQVILKRGMRLGPSELGLLAAVGVTHVPVYQMPTVAVISTGNELCEPHEKLRKGHIFDSNRTTLLSVLKEHGFPCLDMGIAKDNEESLKATLKSAADQADVIISTGGVSMGERDLLKYCLMVGLHAKVHFGRVFLKPGKPTTFATISSKSSQKLFFALPGNPVSAVVTFELFVLPALQKMMGTPKPGLTKIKARVASDINLDPRPEFQRVKLAWEEDHPIPKATITGSQMSSRLLSMAEANALLMLPPKTERMKVMKEGAIVDALIIGKL